CTGAATAAATCGTTCATGACTGGGCCTCCAATTCTCTGCCAGATTTGGAATGTAATGGGCTCACAGCCCGTTAAAAGTCCGGATCTTGGGCCCCCGTTTTGGTAACGAGCTAGGTCCCTTTCTCTCCTTGATTTAATTTCTGCTTTCTtccagttttgaaaaaaaattaaacaagggaCAGtcgtttttaaaaaattattcccCTTTTTCACAATGCCAAACAAAGGTAATTAAGGGGcattttggctaaataattcatttaaattatttttttggtccttattcaaattttttcgcatttgttagtttttcttcattttttttttgataattgcTTCATCGTGatgaggaatctaaaaagtaattAAAGATTACAATcgaaatgcaaattttttaacaaatacgcaaaaaaaatttgaataaggacaaaaaataatccaaatagattatttagccaaaagaAAGCCCTAAAAGTAGTAGTAAACACACAATAACTAGGGATGTAAATGGTTCCGTTtctgaacatttttttgaaacgaAACCGATACATTTCACAAACCAACCAAATCAAATCCAATGCTTAGCGGTTCGGTTTGATCAATTTATTTCGACTTTTCCAGTTTGAAGTAAAAACATAAGTTACCTAGAGCAGTATATaaactaaataattttgaagTCAAAATAGTAACTAGCACGAAGCTAAAGCAAGACCAAGAACATCTACAACAacattagaagaaaaaaaaacagagtcaaaacaactttaaaagCCAAATAATAGTATTGTTATGTAGAATTAAACAACACTAAATCACTAAATTTTatgaaaacattaaaaaaaaaactccaaacacTACCTATTTTATTGTTATGTCCATATCTCTCCGGTCCAGTCCGGTCAGTTATGATGGTGATTCGGTCTAGACcgattttctttggtttggcTAGCTACAAAATTGGAACAAACtgtttctctctcaaaacctgAAAATTTTCGGTGCCGGGTATATCCCATGTGGTATCCGCTAGGCACATTTGGGTCAtctaatacacttttggacgggtcggattgaaaccctctctctcctctcaccccagcactttctctctcatttttctatctCCAAATCCGATTCCTCCAGAAACGCAATGGATGGCTCCCACGTGGTACCCAATCGGCATTGAAAATTTTTCTTGAcctcaaaaccaaaccaaatcaccgGTTCGGTTTGACTTTTTCTGTTGGTTCGGTTTAACTGgtctacccttttttttttttttttggtacttcggaatattaAACTGGTCTACTTTTCACCCCTTAACTTTTACACTGTATTTGTTTCCTATGAAAATATGTgacaaaaattggaaaatagttgccattttctttcttctctctggTTGaaatataaagagagagaagagatacATAACCATTTTTTGGAGGAACGAGCAAGAAATTCCATTACACAATAAGAAAATTATAATTGCGTTGTCGCCGTTACATAACCATTATTCATAGTCatctttagttttatttttttgcatgtaATAAGAATAATGAATATGCAAATGCACCATTTCACATATTTTCATAAACAATTGTTGTCTAGCAAATTTTGTGCAAAGATGTGTTTAGAATCGTTTGATGCACGTGAACCCTCCATTATTTCGTGCAACCTGTATTCATCGGATGGTTCCTAACAATTTATATCTAAATATGCACATAAAAAGGCTGAGATCTTATCACATGTTACGAGTATTAAAAGACTATATTTAAATCCACCAAACAACTATAAGAACTTATTAAATCCAAGCATTTGGAGAGAAATTTACAACATCGACCCATTAAACCAACCGATTTGTTGTTTGTTTAGTCACTTCTTTGAATCACGTTAGATCACGAACGGATTTGTAGTCCAATTGTACTTCCTCATCTCTTTCACATGTAGGGTGAGAGTTCGTTTTTCGTTACGAGCGCAAGTGCTTGGTGTAATGGTTGATACCCCTTGTCTATCTTCTTTAGGAGTAGACTACAAATTTatcgagtaaaaaaaaaaaaaaaaactcacattaGACCGGCGACTCATTAACGGTTTGCTTCGcaccaaattattatttttttggaaaacaaccaaaatcacTCCAAGGGTTCTAGAAATTACAATTGCCCTATTACGTATGGGAAATTATAAAACATTCTCTATTGCATAACAAATTACTCTATTGCCATGATGTAGAAGCTAGAAAACTCGACGGATTCCTTCGAACATCATCAAATTCTAATTACAACAAACCAACTCTCTTTTTGTAACTTGTGAAAGaatattttcacatttttactGTCTTTCACAAGTTACAAAAAGATAGCGTGATTCATTGTAATTATGATTTGATGATGTCATACAAATTTCGTCGAATTTCCTAGCTATTACTACATCATGGAAGGCATAGGGAGTAATTTGTTATGTGATGGGAACAATTTATAATTTCTCAAACGTGAGGGTGTAATCTATAATTTACAGAAACCTTGAGGGGTGGTTTTGGTaactttccttcttctttattTATCCTTTTGCTTCGCACCCCTCCTCACTCCCGCAGGAAGTGAAATTGAAGGACctccatactctctctctctcacacacgcacacacacacacataacccatgagttgaaacttgaaagacaCAGCAGAAAAATGAAGTCCTTGATTTCACGTAGAAAGTTCATCAGGCATACAACACCGGTTTCTCTCACACCAAATCGCTTCCACTGCTCACAAAGCCCCAACCAAAACGAGGACATCACCGCTCAACAAATCACAGCCATTCTCAAGCACGGCAACTGGGAGTTCCGCTTGGACTCATCCCACctctccaaaaccctaaacccagaTGTGATCCGATCCGTTCTTCACCAAAACAAGTCCATCGACTCCAAACGCCTCCTCAGCTTCTTCAACTGGTCCACCACTCAAATGGGTACCCCtcaaaatttgaattctttCTCAATTCTTGCTGTGGTGTTGTGTAAATCGAACCAGTTTGCTCATGCCCATTGGGTTTTAGACAGAATGATTGAAACCCGTTCGTCTGTTTCCATGGTTGTCGATTCGATTGTTAGTTGTTGTAGAGATTGTGAGGTGTCTAGAAGTAATCACGAAGTTTTGGATATGCTGATTAATGTCTATAAGAGGAGAGGGAAATTGAATGAAGCTGCTTCTGTGATTTTAGCTGTTAAAAATGGTGACTTTTTACCTAGTTTAGTTTGCTTGAATACTTTGTTAAAAGACTTGTTGAAGTGCAGTAAAATGGAActtttttggagggtttttgATGCAATGGTAGAGGCTAGGATTAAACTAGATGTTTATAGTTATTCTAATCTGATTAGGGCTCATTGTAAGGTTGGGAATGCAGAGGTGGGGAAAAGGGTCCTTCTGGAAATGGAAGAGAAGGGTTGTAGTCCTAATTTGTTTACGTATAATGTGACTATTGGAGGGCTGTGCAAAAATGGCCTTGTTGATGAAGCATTAGAGCTAAAACAGTCGATGATTGAGAAGGGTTTGGCCCCTGATGGCTATACTTACTCGATACTTATTGATGGGTTTTGCAAACAGAAGAGATCAGAAGAGGCGAAATCTATACTCGGAGAAATGTCCAATGTGGGTCTAAAAGCTGACCACGTTGCGTATACTGCTTTGATGGATGGGTTCATCAAAGAAGGTGATATGGAAGAGGCTTTTAGAATAAAGGATGAGATGGTTTCACGTGGGATAAAGTTGAATTGTATAACTTACAATGCCATCGTTAATGGGCTTTGTAAGGTGGGTCAGATGGAGAAGGCGAAAGATCTTTTGAGTGAGATGATCGCGGCAGAAGTAAATCCAGATACCGACACTTATACATCTTTAATCAAGGGGTATAATCGGGAGAAAAAGATGGATAAGGCTTTTGAACTGCTGGAAGAAATGAAGGAGAGGAACTTGCAACCTTCACTTTACACTTTTTGTGCAATAATTGATGGGCTATGCCATTGTGGAGATCTACAAAGGGCtaatttagtttttgaaaaaatgattgCCAGAGGTTTAAAACCAAATGTAGTTATCTACACAATTCTTGTACGAGGTCATGTGCAAGGAGGTAAACTTGATGAAGTAACAGAGATTCTGAAGGGGATGAAGGAGAAAGGGATTCCTCTGGACACATTCTTCTACAATTCTCTTATAATGGGCCT
This DNA window, taken from Rhododendron vialii isolate Sample 1 chromosome 8a, ASM3025357v1, encodes the following:
- the LOC131335241 gene encoding pentatricopeptide repeat-containing protein At5g61990, mitochondrial; amino-acid sequence: MKSLISRRKFIRHTTPVSLTPNRFHCSQSPNQNEDITAQQITAILKHGNWEFRLDSSHLSKTLNPDVIRSVLHQNKSIDSKRLLSFFNWSTTQMGTPQNLNSFSILAVVLCKSNQFAHAHWVLDRMIETRSSVSMVVDSIVSCCRDCEVSRSNHEVLDMLINVYKRRGKLNEAASVILAVKNGDFLPSLVCLNTLLKDLLKCSKMELFWRVFDAMVEARIKLDVYSYSNLIRAHCKVGNAEVGKRVLLEMEEKGCSPNLFTYNVTIGGLCKNGLVDEALELKQSMIEKGLAPDGYTYSILIDGFCKQKRSEEAKSILGEMSNVGLKADHVAYTALMDGFIKEGDMEEAFRIKDEMVSRGIKLNCITYNAIVNGLCKVGQMEKAKDLLSEMIAAEVNPDTDTYTSLIKGYNREKKMDKAFELLEEMKERNLQPSLYTFCAIIDGLCHCGDLQRANLVFEKMIARGLKPNVVIYTILVRGHVQGGKLDEVTEILKGMKEKGIPLDTFFYNSLIMGLSKAKRVEEAGTYLREMVERGLKPDVYTYGALISGYSKMGEMLEADRYFGEMLGCGIKPNGVVYTFLINGYCSVGDIEGALEKFRSMVGRGVMPDVQTYSVLIHGLSSNGKLQEAMFVFSELCNKGMVPDVFTYSCLISGFCKQGEMTEAFKLRDSMCHKGINPNIVTYNALIDGLCKQGDLNRARELFDGLSEKGLELNGVTYATIIDGYCKSGNLGEAFQLFDEMPSRGVPPDCFVYNALVNGCCKEGNTEKALSLFEEMKQMGFASTVTFNTLVDGFCKLGKLSETRQLVREMIDNQVIPDHVTFTTLIDSLCKRGLMEAAEELFLEMQKRDLTPTIVTYTSLLNGYKTVGHRSKMFPLFEELVAKGIEPDEVAYGIMIDTFYEDGNLEKAFNLLDDLLNNGTSRVVLKSCVNEAFLDSLCRKGEFGYVLVLLDKMGKQGLMLSLATCGNLVSRIQEAGDEEKAARAMEIMVRFKWVPDSTSLSDFLNACQKTGNHESVGNLS